The following is a genomic window from Oncorhynchus kisutch isolate 150728-3 linkage group LG6, Okis_V2, whole genome shotgun sequence.
gaggctattcaactccgacaccgaaggagatgacttcagtggtttcagtgcacagactttcttggtaggctactgttttaatttttgttacaagccgtgtttcatttaaaggctgtgtaaagttaatttgtttcaatgtaccggtaggcacctgcggcttatagacatgtgcggcttatttatgtacaaaatatatattttttaataattcagtgggtgcggtttatattcaggtgcgcttaatagtccagcaattacggtaggttgaatatttgcttaatgaaaactacaactcctTTCAGCCCCAAAAAATCAGAGCATAAATGGAATTCCAAGTAATTTAACCAATGTTGGTCAATTAGTGGATTTTATAAGCACAAGAAAATTTTTACAAAAAGTATTATATTTGCTTTGTTGTCAAACTGAAATGAGGCAATGTATACTAAGTGTACAAAAATAATatatcctaatattgagttgcaccccctatGAACctctgaacagcctcaatttgtcggggcatagATTATGtgtcgaaagccttccacagggtcGGCggcccacagttgtgtcaagatgactggatgtcctttgggtggtggaccattattgatacacacgggacaattgtgtggaaaaacccagcagcgttgcagttcttgacacactcaaactggtacACATGACACCAGACCCTCagtactttactcagtactttgttgaagcacctttgaccgcaattacagccttgagtcttctttggtatgacgctacaatcttggcacacctgtatttgaggagttgttcccattcttctctgcagatcctctcaagctcagtcaggatggatggggagcctcgctgcacagctattttcagatctctccagagatgttcaaatcgggttcaagtccagactctggctgggccactcaaggacattcagagaatcgtcccaaagccactctcctttgttgtcttggctgtgtgcttagagtcgttgtcctgttggaaggtgaaccgtcgccccagtctgaggtcctgaccaggttttcatcaatagctctctgtactttgctccgttcatctttccctcaatccatccacacagcatgatgctgccaccacgcttcattgtagggatggtgccaggtttcttatagacatgacacttggctttcaggccaaagagttcaatcttggtttcatctgacaagagaatcttgtttctcatggtcagagtcctttaggtgccttttcgcaaactccaagcggcctgtcatgtgtcttttgctgaggagtggcttctgtctggccattctaccataaaggcctgatcggtggagtgcggcagagatggttttccttctggaaggttctcccatctccacagaggagaaccatcaggttcttggtcacctccctgaccaaggcccttctcccgattgctcagtttggccaggcggacagctctaggaagagtcttggtatttccaaacctcttccatttatgaaagatggaggccactgtgttcttggggactttcaatgctgcagaaatgttttggtacccttccccagatctgtgcctcaacacaatcctgtctcggagctctttgGACAATTCCTttaatctcatggcttggttttttgctctgacatgcactgtcaactgtgtgaccttgtatagacatgtgtgtgcctttccaaatcaattgaatttaccaccagtggactccaatcaagttgtagaaacagctcaaggatgatcaatagaaacaggatgcacctgagctcaattttgagtctcatagcaaagggtctgaaaaacAAAAATAAGGTATCTGTATTTTCTCTCTCGCTTTGACAGAACttttttgtatttaatccataatagaataaggatgtaacgtaacaaaatgtggaaaaagtacaggcttctgaaaactttccgaatgcactgcatatcattaaacaaaaaaataaataataatactctCACAAGAAATCGAATACTACCACCGTTTGGATATTCGAATAACCTAGCCCATCCCTGAAAGAAACACAGAAATCATTGACATCTCTATATGGTGACTTTCACATTAAGAATGAAGATCACACAGGCCGTGTTATGTTAATCGTTATGTGGTCTGACCTGGTATCTGTCCATGAGGGAGATGTCCTGCAGGCAGGCCTTGGCTGTGTCCTCCTCTGACATCAGAGTGGACAGCAGGGTCTCCTGCTCCTCCACATCCCCCTTCAGCCTCTCAATGTCCCGGTTCACGTTCTGCAGCCGGTTCCTCAGCTCAGGAAGCTCCTTCTCCTGCAGCTCAGCAATAGACTGCCTGGTGGTTACCACAGCACAGAACAGGGCCTGGGTCAGCAACTCATGTGGATCAACTGAGATGAGAGTAGGATATGGCTTAGGTGGAGAAAGGGTCAAGAGAATGGGACATGAGCAGTGGAGCAGGACATTTACAACAGTTCTGAGTGATAATTCTTCTGCCCCAGTCAAACAGCAGCAAGCCATACAAAATGACATATGTTTTTTCTTTCACATCCATCTATTATGAAGTACCAGAACATGATCCTCTCTCACAGGTTATGTGCAGCGGCTGCCTGATCAAGATGTGTGCCTCTGCATTGTACAGGCATCCACTACCATCTAGTGGAAGAAATGCAACCTAATCCAAAAGCCTATCGTCTACAATGAAAATACACAAGCAGTAAGTACTCCCCGATCCGTTCTAACCTGACAGGTTTGAGAGCCATCATGtcgtccttcctcctctccttcctcttcaggTCCTGCtcggtgttcttcagcttgtcaGGGACCAGGCGCAGCTTGGACTGCATGTCGTTGATGACGTCCTGGAGCTCAGCCTCCGAGGGGAAGATGCGCTGGCACACGGGGCAACAGGGCTCGCCCTCCTCTGTCAGCTGACTGATGAACTGAGTGTACACGGCTGTGGCTCCCGCCAGCATGgctgagcacgcacacacacacagggttaataAGATCTGACATTATTTAAAACAGATCAGAAAATATACCGTACCAGGCAAAAGCCTCATATTCAACTCGTGGGCCTGTTAGTTACCTCTCTGCTTGGAGGTCTTCTCCAGGTCGTCCTGCAGCTTGCCCAGGTCCTGCTGGAAGTCCTGACTGCCACACACGTTGAACATCTTCTCCTCATAGCTGGCCAGCTGCTGCTCCTTCCTCCTGATCTCTGCTGTGATGTGGCTCTTATTCTGCTCCCCCGACGCCAGCTCCTTACTGCAAGCACAGAATCACATAGACCTCAGCAACTTCTTACTGTAACAACACGAAGACAGAGCAGATACTATATTAATTTGGCCATGTTTGACAGAAGCACTCACTTGAGCTTGGCTAGTTTCTCCCTGGTGGAGTTGATCTCTTTGGACTTGGCGTGGATCCagtcctccagctccctcttcttAGGGAAGTGACCCAGCAGGGACACCAGATCCTCACTGTGCCTTGACTTGATCTTCCTCACCTGATCTTCTTTATCTGtctgagggaagaagagagaccCACAGGCTCATGTTACCCCTGGCCAGGTTGAGAGTGACCTCTTGTTCCTCGTCATGGGTCAGGTTTGGGCCACAAACTAAACAACGAAGCGTACATCTTGTATACATCTTGTATACTCAGGTAGTTGTGTGtatactgaatatatatataatatatatataatatatatatatatatatatatatatatatatatatatatataatatatatatatatatatatatataatatatataatatataatatatatataatatatataatatatatatataatataatatatatataatataatatatatataatataatataatatatatataatataatataatataatatatatatatataatataatataatatatatatatataattttttaaatcaacaatgcAGACCTGCACAAGGCTCACTACATTTCTCACATCTCAATTGTGTAGATTGACAATCTTTTAAGCTGTATAATGTCATTTAGCATATGCCGGTATCTTTAATTCTTCTTCTGAGCTGACACTACCTTATCCTTCTTGAGCATGTCCATCTGTGTgcgtgtggtggtgtgtgtgttaagggtCTCCATTTCACGGTCCAGCCGACGCTGTGTGCGGTCCAGCTCAGCTTTGTCCTTCTGGAGCTCCAGCACCTCGGCCTTCAGCCCATCCACATTGGAGCTCTGCACCGCGCTCTCCAGCTCACGCTCCtgcagagagacaccacagatacacacaggaaTATCATGAACTTCAGTTTCCCCCAACTACTACTTAGAGGCAGGACTACTATTCAACATGTAGTCGTTTGCAGCTCTGGATGTTCCTTCGGTTGTCTAAGAAAATCTACGGGGACACTAATTTAAACCCAGGCGTAAACCACATCTAGTAAATACTCCGGAACTTTATCTAAGGGATAAACAACACATTCACAGATAAAAATCGCAGACAATGTGTTGTGCGCCTACCGCTTTGGTGAGCTCTGTCTCCAGTTCCTGCAGCCGGGAGGAGGAGCCCTCCAGTCTCTGTAGGTCAGACTTGACGTTCCTCAGTTCCTGCTGCTTCTTAACCTGCAGGTCTTTCTTCAGCTCCATGGTCCTCTCCAGACCAGTCTTTTTGTCTCTTATCTCATCGATGCTCTGCTGCTTCATGGCCTCCTTCTCTTGTATATCCCTCTGGAACACAGTTTGGAATACAGATGAATGGCTTGGAAGAACAAAGTTATACAACATGAATAAGGCCAGGAGTCAGTTTAGGTTCCGTTTCCTGACCGTTAAAACTAGATCAATGGAACAAAGCTGCATCTTTCCAAACTTCGTGTGGACGGGACTTTCTCTTACCATGACCTGGTTGGCGGCCTCAGTCTCCTGGTCGAGTCTTTCTTTGACCTGGCGGTTGAAGCTCTGCAGCTGTCTGTCATTGAAAGGGGACCGGTCGTAGCCCTCCATCTCCAGATAGGCTGCCAGGGCTCTCACCTGGGAGTCACGAGCCTTCATGTTCTGGGCATGGCGATCAGCCTCCAGCTGGAGACGACCTTAACGGAGGAGAGAAACACAACACGATCAATATCAGAGTAGCACCACTAACGATATTCAACATGATCTATTAGGTTTATTGGTTGCGTGTGTAGACCAACCAATACACATCAGTCTCGTGCAGggttttcccaaactcggtcttgGGGCCCCGCTGGCTGCACCTTTTGGTTTTTGCCCGagcactgcacagctgattcaaataaccaaagtTTGAGGAGTCAGTTATTCAaaacagctgtgtagtgctagggcaaaaaccaaaacatgcacccagtAGAGGCCCCAGGTCAGAGTTTGGAAAAACCTGGTTTAGtgcaggggtctccaacaggtagaTCATAGCCCACCTATGAGTTGCTTGCCAATTCATTCTGAAAGTACATGCATTTTTTCACATGTTGCATGTAAACTGTGATAAACCTTCTGGCAAGTGTAGTCCCGTGTGGCtcacttggtagagcatggcgcttgcaacaccagggttgtgggttcgattcccaagggggaccagtatgaaaatgtatgctctcactactgtaaggtgctctggataagagtgtctgctatattactaaatgtaatgtaaaatgtaCTAACCAATCAAAGCCACATTGACATTATTCTACCCCTGGTTAGCCACCATGTATCAATATCTCCaattaatttccagcaatattgcaCATCTGTCTGCCTGTATGGTGCTCgtgcctcacacacacaaactatgaaataacacatgtagtaaccaaaagtgttatcttccatcttcatgaggaatgcttttcaacagtttccacatatgctggctgcttttccttcactctgtggtccaactcatcctaaaccatctcaaatgggttgaggtcaggtgatcgtggaggtcaggtcatctgatgcagcactccaccactctccttggtcaaatagcccttacacagcctgggggtatgttttgggtcactgtcctgttgaataaaaaatggtagtcccactaagcacaaaccatgcggtagccatgctgattaagtgtgctttgaattctaaataaatcattgcTAGTGTCACcatccccacaccataacacttcATCATCCATGGTTcacagtgggaactacacatgcggatatcatctgttcacctacactgcatctcacaaagacacatcggttggaaccaaaaatctccaatttggaccccaaaccaaaggatagatttccactggtctaatgtccattgctcccggttcttggctcaagcaaatctcttcttattggtggttcacacagtctcctctgaacacttgatgttgagatgtatcggtttcttgaactctgtgaagcatttatttgggctgcaatctgaggtgaagTTAACTCtcaaacttatcctctgcagcagaggtaactctgggtcttcctttccatcTTGTGGGTGGTACAGACTTCCCCCAAAAACCGTGTCATattaaaaatgttttgcatgtcagaaaTCAAGTTCAAGATTTATAACTTTCAAAATAAATCTGGAATTTATCTTTAAGCAATGAAATGGACTCTTCCACCTTTCGCttttgttgtttctctatgaATAATTGTAATATTGAGAATAcaacagaaaaaaaaacatgtcttatACACCAAGGACCGGGAAAGAGCTGCAGGGtaaagaaaataaaaatgtgccGATTTGAAAGCTCGCAATAagtatttttacattttagtagcTCACATactagaaaaggttggagacccctggtctAGCGCATCGATAAAGCAAATAAACACTGACAAACTAAAATATAACATGACTTATATGCACCAACATAGAACTCTTCATGGTTATAGTGTAGTCACTCCAATGTCACACCTTGTTCTACTAGAAGGTCGGACTGGAGGCGGTTGAGTCTCTGGCACTCTCTCACGGCTCGTTCCATCTCCCTCTGGCACTCTGTAaacctcttctccttctccttcactgTCCTCTGGTGATTTTGGTACATCTCCTGCAGCTGCTCATCTGAGCCCTGGAACACCTGAGTTCGGCCACACAACAAGGCTTTAGTTACACAGGCCACACAGATGGATTGGAACAGGTCTTGGAAATGCCAGACACAACCATTAAGGAAAGATGCATGAAAGGGAGAGAGTTCCAAAATGTTACAAGATATTGTCTGAATAAAGATCTGTACTGTACCGACTTGTCATCTGTAAATTTAAAGCTGCAGAGTCCAATTCGTTATCTAATAGCACTGAGATTATAGTGCTTTTCCTATACGCTAATTAAGCTCTTCTCAAAATGGACAATTGGTTCTTTGTTAGCAGGTGTTGGGCTCACAAACACActtataaaggtgttctccattGATGTGAATGGAATAGTGTTCTGGTGAAATGCGTCTGTCACACCTGCTCCATTTTCTCCTCCAGTTCCTGGTTGTCTTCCTCCATCTGCTTCTTCCTGCTGTCTAAAGCCTTGATGTCGTTGTCGAGTTTCATCACTTTTCCCAGATTCTCATCAATGTCAACCAGTCGGTTCTGAAATAAAACAGGTAGAAATACTTAAAAAGCGGTATAAATCTAGACCTTTTCCATTGCATGCCTACATTTAAAATGGATAAATTGGCTTCTAAATAACGATCTATAAAACacttacttttctgctcttctgcacaccaatatctctacctgtacatgaccatctgatcttttatcactccagtgttaatctgcaaaattgtaattatttgcctacctcctcatgccttttgcacacattgtatatagacccccccttcgttttctactgtgttattgacttgttaattgtttactccatgtgtaactctttgttgtatgctcacactgctatgctttatcttggccaggtcgcagttgcaaatgagaacttgttctcaactagcctacctggttaaataaaggtgaaataaaaaaaataaaaaaataaaaataaagatgtAAACCATTCATCTTGTCTAGAACTAATTATCTATGGAAGAGGTCACACCTCCAGGGGTTCGATCTGGCCCTCTATCTTCTGTACGGCATCTTTGGAGGAGGCCAGCTGGGTCTCCTTGCTGGCAAGCAGCTCCCTGATCTCGAGGGCTTTCTCCTTGTTCAGCTTCAGGAACTTCAGCTCCACCTGGCACTCTCTCACCTCGTTAGACTGCTTGAGCATCAGCTGCCTCAGCGTCTCCAGCACCTTGATGTACCTgacaaggggagggagggaaaattgTTGGTTCACAGCTAAATCCTTTATATCCATCAGGGTTGGAGTTAATTCCACAAATTCCTAATCTATTTAAAATACCTCTCGCTATAAATTCCATTTAATTCAAATTCCTCTCAATTCCATAAATTCCATTCCCAATTCAATACGATCCCCAACAATTCCACTAATTCCAATTTAATTCCCTTAGGCTTTCAGGCTGATCATGTCACGCTTGAAACAGCTTTGCTATACTGGAAATATAGATACAAGTGGAAACAAACCGTGGAGTAAATTTTTGATAATATTGAATCCCAATTCAATTAATTTccaaatattcatatttttacaAATCAATTCAACTGTCTAATTCAAATTCAAGAATTGAATAAGAATTTCAAATTAAATTCCCTGGTGAAATCAAAAGTTTATTTGTCaggtgcgccgaatacaacaagtgtagataggtaagtaaagaaacaaacagtaaaaagacaggctatatacagtagcgaggctataaaatgtagcgaggctacatacagacaccagaTAGTCAggttgattgaggtagtatgtacatgtagatatgattaaagtggctatgcatatatgatgaacagagagtagcagtagctaaCATGCTGTTGTGAGTAAAGCAATACTAACCACAGAAAAGACAGCTAAGTTCCAATAAAATGGGCAGAAGTGTGACTGAACAACACTACTCTAAGAGTACCTTGTGGCTGAGAAGATAGCATCAAATTTGTTCTTGAGGGGCTTCCCTTCTCCCAGGGGCCAGTTGGACTCCTCTTGGTGACAAAAGATGACATGGTCGAGGACAGCTTTAGACACACCCAGGGCTGAGATCATCTCTCTGTCCAGCTCTGCACATTTGGAGCTCAGGCTCACCTTCTCTCCATGCCTGGGAAAGCATCAACGTTTAAAAAAGGTCCAGTGCATTCAAAAACACACaccttcaaaagtttggggtaacttagaaatgtacttgtttttaaaagaaaggcacattttttgttcattaaaataacaaaatgatcagaaatacaatttagacattgttaattttgtaaattactattgtagctggaaatggctgattttaatGGGATATATACATacgtgtacagaggcccattatcagaaaccatcactcctgtgttccaatggcacgctgtgttagctaatacaagtttataattttaaaaggctaattggtcattagaaaacacttttgcaattatgttagcttaGCTGAAAACCGTTGTGGCGATTTAAAGcagcaataaaactggctttctttagactagttgagtatctggagcatcagtatttgtttgtttgattataggctcaaaatgtccagaaacagaactttcttctgaaactccatcagtctattgttgttctgagaaatgaaggctattcaatgcgagaaattgccaagaaactgaagtttTCATACAACACTggactactcccttcacagaacagcgcaagcggtctctaaccagaatagaaagagtgggagtcCCCAGTGTACAACTGAGCAAAAGACAAGTACATcagtgtgcttttctttaaaaaaagaagacatttctaagtgaccccaaacttttgaacggtagtgtatatagagtactatggatgcacgatatatcggtgaacatatcggaatcggacgatattagatAAAAATGCCAATGTCTAGTATGACgcccgatgtgcaaaaccgatttcaaagctgacgtgcatacctatataacgtaggtacatgatgtAATGACGCCATGTAAAATATTGCGCTATAtctgcaacacagcattcctaaactagctcacaatgtctgctgtgtggatcgagcagtcatttgaaagagtaataatttcagcgagacaactcaaaggcgaaatccattaaagccaagataatggaattcattgcccttgacaatcaactgttctctgtcgtgggtgatgttggctttcgctgaCTGGTCGAGCCccagtacacactaccaagtgctccattttttcacagtaatagcgtcactgctattagcgcCACGACATATatactatggaacgccatttgggtctttgcatgtcaaaaaagatacagtagcactgtcaaagctgtacagaaaagtctgcaaacaagcaaacaccggctaTGAACGATGCGTTTACAATAGTGTTGGCaataaagcataatttgttcaaccgcaacttctggggtagcttgctatctagctagcaccaatacaaacagcctgaaaacaatgaccagtagaaactgcagtcattttcattattcttagcaatgattcaGGAATCCTTGTGATGAAGTATTAGCTAgtttgccacttgttgttcgcctattgaaattgaacttctgttcatgaaaataaatagccaGTCAGcaacttaaccctgttgcccaaagctaacttTATAAGCTGCCAGCTAgtttcatctggctagtgaggctcgaccgcaCCAGGTTgagttgtgaagctagccacaataaggattaggcacaatagtggaatttgcagtttgccttcaaaataaaatagTGTGTAATTTACAGTAacgcaaatgaatacaaatagtacaATTATGCCATACTtctattttgaaggctaaccacaaagtccactattgtggctagtcCTTATTGTTGCTAGCTTTACATAGatggtccgaccaccattaatcaaataacggtcttataaattagggttattttagatgatacctagctagctactgaaACAAGTGTCATGTATCTTTTCTCACACGCAATGACCCAAACGGctttccatagaaatcctggttgaaaatgaaacgactgaacaaagtaacagcacagcaagtaagtgaaataaataggttttgattatgtttctGTTAATGGGGACATACGTCAATGCCAATAAAATTACTTTTTGGCCagggtgtgtgtaacctttatttaactagacaagtcagttaagaacaaattcatacttacaatgacggcccggacaacactgggccaattgtgcgccgcactatgggactcccaatcccggccggatgtgatactCTTGCacagacgcagtgccttagaccgctgcgtccatgtgtgtgttttaactatttaactgttcTAGAATGCTTAAAAAGGCAACTAACATTGTAAATATCGGTATTggctttattttatttatttatatcggAA
Proteins encoded in this region:
- the LOC109892985 gene encoding DNA repair protein RAD50, with translation MSRIEKMSILGVRSFGVEDKDKQVISFFNPLTVLVGPNGAGKTTIIECLKYVTAGEFPPGSKGNTFVHDPKDAHETDVRAQIRLQFTDLNGEKVAVQRSMQATQKGKKTEFRSLEGVITRIKHGEKVSLSSKCAELDREMISALGVSKAVLDHVIFCHQEESNWPLGEGKPLKNKFDAIFSATRYIKVLETLRQLMLKQSNEVRECQVELKFLKLNKEKALEIRELLASKETQLASSKDAVQKIEGQIEPLENRLVDIDENLGKVMKLDNDIKALDSRKKQMEEDNQELEEKMEQVFQGSDEQLQEMYQNHQRTVKEKEKRFTECQREMERAVRECQRLNRLQSDLLVEQGRLQLEADRHAQNMKARDSQVRALAAYLEMEGYDRSPFNDRQLQSFNRQVKERLDQETEAANQVMRDIQEKEAMKQQSIDEIRDKKTGLERTMELKKDLQVKKQQELRNVKSDLQRLEGSSSRLQELETELTKAERELESAVQSSNVDGLKAEVLELQKDKAELDRTQRRLDREMETLNTHTTTRTQMDMLKKDKTDKEDQVRKIKSRHSEDLVSLLGHFPKKRELEDWIHAKSKEINSTREKLAKLNKELASGEQNKSHITAEIRRKEQQLASYEEKMFNVCGSQDFQQDLGKLQDDLEKTSKQRAMLAGATAVYTQFISQLTEEGEPCCPVCQRIFPSEAELQDVINDMQSKLRLVPDKLKNTEQDLKRKERRKDDMMALKPVRQSIAELQEKELPELRNRLQNVNRDIERLKGDVEEQETLLSTLMSEEDTAKACLQDISLMDRYQLDLKDVERKIAQQAAKLQGVDLSRTIQQVNQEKQETQHRLDTTSSKMELKRKLIQDQQEQIQSLKSSMNETRAEKLQISSNMQKQQQLEEQCVEYTTEIQALHREIKEAKEQVSPLATTLEKLQQERLDLMERRKQRQEEGQEKINSIKDKVKSMAAFEREITGYTEEGKDDYKEQKEGELRETNTQVHEAEKQREKINKDSGNIRQDIDTQKVQERWLQDNLTLRKRIEELKDVTKKREAVAKDMGNMQVLQLRNERRESEQRVDDLKKNRSVALGRQKGFEEEIIRFRKELREDQYGKADERFRDRMIVMRTTELANKDLDIYYKALDQTIMKFHSMKMEEINKIIRDLWRSTYRGQDIEYVEIRSDVDENSSGAGVKRRTYNYRVVMVKGDTALDMRGRCSAGQKVLASLIIRLALAETFCLNCGILALDEPTTNLDRENIESLAHALVEIIKSRSRQRNFQLLIITHDEDFVELLGRSNYVEHFYRIRKNMDQCSEITKCSVSSLTSYLH